DNA from Carassius carassius chromosome 25, fCarCar2.1, whole genome shotgun sequence:
tcaaacactcgctcaaacactcactcactcaaacactcgcttaaacactcactcattcactcaaacACCCACTCACTCAAACAaaaacactcactcattcattcactcagactcactcactcaaacactcactcattcattcactcactcactcactcactcaaacacttgcttattcactcgctcaaactctcactcactctctcacacacttactctctcactctctcacacacacacactttcactcgcTCACTCTTCGTTTACTCCAGAGCGACTATATAAATAACTGTACTGAACATTTTAATTGATTTGCAGGAGGACCATTGAACAAATGAAAAGTAATGTGGAAAACCTTGGTCCTGAATCTGAGCTGGATTTGGCCACCCACCGCTTTGGGCCTACAGCGGCTGaggttttcttttcctttttagaGGACTCCTTGAAATGAACAGTACCCATGTTCCTGCATACGTGGCTGCTATCAGATTATTTCTAAACAAAAAAGGAAAGTTCAATTTCTTTATCTGATATTTGACAAGGCTTTTATTTTCATAGTCAATTGTTTTATAGTAACTTTTACTGGAGGACTCGTATAAAGGACTATAGTGGAGAACAAGTACAATGTTTGTTAAAATGGCAAAACTGCATTTGAATAAAAAGTACTTTTCAAACCTTATTTGTATTATCTTTTTGGACCACTGATTGCTCTGCGTTTTCTTCTTGATTTAATAGGAAAACTTGATGTGACATCTGTCCTCATCTCTGAGGCAGTGTTTCTGTCagtctttctttttctgtttgcaaATAGTGGCCGTATTTTCCGTGACTTGTCCTCATCACAAAGTCGCACAAAtcttttaaagtttatattttctTCCTTTGTTTGCACTTCTAGTTCATTGACTTTATGGGCAATGTCCTCAGGAATTTTCTCCCATGTCTGTAGAGTCTTCAGTATGCTTTCCAGTTTCCTGATAGTTATACTACGCCTATCTTCATCTGCGATTTTATCCTGTATAGGCTCCACTGAAATGTTAATTGCATTTTTTGATGTTGTCTCACTCATCTCATTTAAAAGTCCCTTTGCAAGTAGTAGACAAGCACATTTTGTATGATATGAGAAAGTACAGCAGTCACATACATTCGCCACTATACATGGTTTTGATACTGCTCTTCCAAATAAGCTTTCAACCTCTAGTGTTCTTTTAGGCTCTGTAGAAATGCTATACTTATTATTTTGAATCAAGTTCTTGGCATGGGCTTGCAGTTGTGTGTCCATATCTGGAAAGGTTTCACCATCACCACAAGTGAGAAGACTTAATAAAATGAGATGCTTACATGTACGTCCCCTTGTACCAGCAAGACAACTGCAGAACTGCTCTGCAGGGCATACACAGTAAACTACATGTGGATTATTTTCAGATGGCacattgtatatgtatgtttctGTTGAAGCTGCAGTAACTGCTGTGGCCCAACCGTTGTCTAGCATCCTCTGAGCAGACTTCTTTATTTCTTCCATTTTACattccagagggttaaagacTCTCCCAGCAGACTGCAAATCCTGTATTATGTTGAAGTACTTGTCAGTCTTGTTCAATAGCACATCAATCAAATGATCCAATCTACGATTCCGGATGCCACAGAGGAATTGGTATTTTAAACGGTGGAAGAAGCtacaaggaaataaaagcagagagATCAGTTTGTTGAATGAGGAGCAGCAACAGGTTGGAACAATTACAATGTACTCTTTAACAAACTAAAAGATACTCAAAACACCATGCTAACTTTCAGTTATGTTGATTATCATTAAGTGaacatgcataaaaatgtataccGTTCTATTAGATTGTTTGTTTCAGAGTCTCCATGCTTATAACATCTTCCAAAGTTAGACCACAGAGGACCAATTGGCTCCCAGTGGTTCCTAAAGTACTTGCAGACATCTTTTAAGTTCTTAAACTGGCAATGAAACATCTCAGCTTTTTTCTTGAATTCATGTTCCTGTAAAAATGGACAAGCAAAATCATGTTGTTTTGTGTTATCACTATAAGAACTGAATTTATAGGTCATAAAGGTAATCCTCGACATAGACCTCAACCCTAGTGTGTGCACTTAGTGTGCTGGGAATGTCATGTTAGTGATTGATTATACTAAAGTCATTAAGGCCTACATGAAAGGTAATAATTAATGTTTGTAtattataacataaaaaatgcaagggtacttatgtaaacttttgaacagggtcattattataaatgattataaattTAGCTATTATTTTGAGTTGAGGACTATATGCAAATAtctgttatgtgaaatatcttattcaggacagaactaaaataaaaaaaatatttttttattattcataaagaatcttattttgttatataagaTATCCCATTAAATCTCTGAATTAAATTTCATAGTTATAGTGCACATAACAGGGTCACGCAGGGCTGGTAATATGGAACGGAAACTTTTACAGAGGTAGTGCAAATGGAAATATCTATATCCTCTGGGCATGAATGAGGAATTAACTATTTAATTGTTTTCTATAAATTTTGAgtgattgtgatgttttatctatGTTTATCTGTTAATTTATACAGCGAGATACATAATGAGAATATGTATTGATACTTCAATGTCCAATCATGTGACGTGTGTATTTATGTTGTTAGAGTCAGATTCCAGTATATTACATTGATTACATAATAAGCTTATAAATGACTGCAGGTATAGGCATGGATACACAAGGCACTGATGAAGGGTTGAATCTGAAAACGTTGTGCGCACCTTGCACGAAAACTAGCCAAAAAGCTAACAGGATTTCATGGTCCAGGGGTCACAAATAAAGTGTGGAAAATCTTTTAtcctatttttttgttttcttggaTCAACGCACTGCAAGTtgtttatttgtctgtttgttgACTACTGTTTGGCGCTATGCTTTTCCATTCTTTCCCTCTTATTctgttaaaataataacattttgtaGATACTGCAAGGTACATGACCACATATACATAGCTTGctaccattgaaaaaaaaaaaaaaaaagtcacactacAAGCTATAATTGCactataaaacaaatgaaaagcaaCACACCGTGGAACAGGATTTCAGCTCCGACATTAACTGCATAATGTGCGCTCTCGAATCTGCCTTTTCAGGTCCACTCACACCAGATTCAGATCTTGACAGCCAACGTGTTACTGCCTGTGTGTGATAAATGGTGgggaaatataaaattatttattacctTCAATTAATCTAATCAATGCATTTGGCTAGTATTATTGTGATCAATTGATGGCAAATTGGCCAACAAATAACTGGAAGCGAACAACAAGAAGTCTTGCACCATTCCACCCATTGGCCCTTAccaatcatggcctcctaataatccaCTTACATTGAATTGGCTCTatcactctctctcctctctccacctatagctggtgtgtggtgagcgCACTGGCGCCATTGTActgtggctgccgtcgcatcatccaagtggatgctgcacactggtggtggttgaggagagattCCCTGATatgattgtaaagcgctttgggtgtACAGTAGTACAtatgaaagtgctatataaatatctcattctattctattcttctaTTCTAAGTTACAAATGACTGTTTAAGATTTACAACAAAATTAACTTCATTTTTAGGCCATTCATACTGTATATTCTCACTAAACCTTATGTGTCATCCAGTTACCTAACATTTTAACTGTTGTTTTTGATTGAAATTTCAGCATAACAATAATAGATTTATATTGCAAAATGAGCAAAAATCAAAGCAGTCTCCATTCAATCTTAACTTAGTACTTACTTGGGTTACATGGTACCAACAAAGGAGAACATCTGACTCGTTGAACACCTTACGGATAGCATTGATTTCAGCCTGGTCTTTATCAACCATAAAGCACCTAATGAaaataaggtaacactttacaataaggttcattagttaacatagaGATAACACCTACTGTAGGCTAGTCATTGAATGCTGTTTAGAAATAAATGCAAGCTGGTTCTGGTTCATagggaaaaaaaagaattcatAAATTGAATAATGAACCTGAAATAAAGTCATGcataaaaagttaaattttaAGGAACTGTGTACCAAAACATTATGTAATAATTGCAATtgaatttgtttatatatgtttGCATTACcttggaggtacagaaaatgtTGGTTTCAGCTTTTCCAGTGCCAGCTGAAGCATGGCCTGCTTTTCATTTCCCAAGATGATATAGGCAATGGGTATGCCATGACCATGACTGTCCCTGACAACTAATGTAAATAAAGGAACGCCATACTGGTTGACGTCATGTGTTGCATCCATAAGAACAATATCTCTTCCATATTCTTGAAGACTGTCTCTCATTGATGGTGTTTGTAAAACTATGACAAGATCTGTTTGTGGACTGTAAGGCTGATAAAAAATAACAGAGTCTCTGAAAGCGCCCTCAAGAAGTTGTGTTGTACTATTGGCATCATCTTTGTGTTGCTGATTTTTTCGCATCGTACATGTCCGAATATTTTCAATGTCTTTTGGGGTAACAAAATATGCTCGGTTGTTGAGATCAGTATGCCCTTGTTCCTTTGACCATTCATGTGATTTTAAAAGAATTGTATCTGGCTTAACACCTAGAGATATTAAATCTTGAATATTCTTGACTAACTCTTGATTAATTTTTTCTGAGTGTCCCTCAGAAGAACTTGTTGGGTCATGTCCTGAATGAATGCTGTAAATCCTTTCAACTATAACAAGTTTGTTGAGCCAGTCTGTCCTCTTTTTAAAGGAAACATAGGCCTTACATCCTTTGGCCCTTCGACTTTGGGGTGTGCATGTTCCAGAACCTTTGCATGTGAACAAGAAATATCCATTTTTCTGATTTTGCAGACTTGCAGAATTCACACTCCTGAATTTGCCATCTTTGGATGTGTTTATGGTAGTGAGCCTTTCTTGAATAAATTCACAAGCATCCAAATCTTTTTCTAAAACATGGACTGTTATATCTGTCTCTTTTTTGTTTCCTTTAAATTTCTCCTCTTTGTATACAGATGTCTTTATAAATTCCTCCATATTTGATAAACAAACcctaaaaagaaaagacaaaaattagGCTAAAAACATCAATGTAAAGACCTAAAAATCCACGATAATCTCATGAAAGCAATTCAATGCATACTGTAAGCTACTTTTTTATAATATCAGGAAAGCCCTTTTTGGAACACATTTTACTATATTATCTGAGGACA
Protein-coding regions in this window:
- the LOC132104884 gene encoding uncharacterized protein LOC132104884 — its product is MRKNQQHKDDANSTTQLLEGAFRDSVIFYQPYSPQTDLVIVLQTPSMRDSLQEYGRDIVLMDATHDVNQYGVPLFTLVVRDSHGHGIPIAYIILGNEKQAMLQLALEKLKPTFSVPPRCFMVDKDQAEINAIRKVFNESDVLLCWYHVTQAVTRWLSRSESGVSGPEKADSRAHIMQLMSELKSCSTEHEFKKKAEMFHCQFKNLKDVCKYFRNHWEPIGPLWSNFGRCYKHGDSETNNLIERFFHRLKYQFLCGIRNRRLDHLIDVLLNKTDKYFNIIQDLQSAGRVFNPLECKMEEIKKSAQRMLDNGWATAVTAASTETYIYNDTPSVSPQPA